The DNA sequence GGCATGGTGAAGGTAGGCATGGAAAACCAAATGCTTATATTTGATTTTTCATACCAATAGGGGGTCTTAATGGGTTCTATGTTTAAAGAAGAGATATATTGTATTCCTCCTTTAAGTAATTACTCCTATAGTTTTCCTAGCCCACGTTTTGCCTCAGATGAGGGATTGCTTGCCTATGGTGGTGATCTCTCATCTGTTCGTATTCTGACAGCATATAGAAATGGTATTTTCCCTTGGTACAATAAGGGTGACCCAATTTTATGGTGGTCTCCTAGTCCAAGATTGTTACTCTACCCTGGTAAATTCATTGTGCAAAAATCTTTTCGACGCATATTGCGAAATGCTGGTTTTAGTGTAACTTTTGATAGACATTTTTCTAAGGTGATACACCACTGTGCAACAATCATGCGAAAAGGACAGAATGGTTCATGGATTCTTCCTGAGATACAGGAAGCATACATCAGGCTACACGAAGAAGGATATGCCCATAGTATTGAGGTACATAAAGAGGGAAAACTGGTTGGGGGACTGTATGGAATTTCTATGGGAAAGGCCTTTTTTGGGGAGTCAATGTTTTCACTGGTGAAAGATGCCTCCAAGGTTGCCTTTAAGGCGCTCAGTGATGTTTTAGTTGAGAAAAGTTATGATTTTATTGATTGCCAGATGGAAACAGACCATATGATTCGACTAGGAGCAGTTACAGTCAGTAGAGATTATTTTCTTGATTTGCTTGACCAAACACTGCAAAAACCAAGTGAACTAGGAAATTGGCAACATTTTCATTGGGAATATAAGGAAAAAGAAAACGATGGTAAATAAAGAGATAGACTTTTCGTTATGGCTGGATTTTGTTGAGCGAGATTATTTGAAGAATCAGTTTAACAAACTGATTGAAAAAGGGATTATTAACGGTGCAACGAGCAATCCAGCAATTTTTGCTTCAGCTATTACAACTTCACCAGCATACAAAGCACAACTTGCTTCTCTTGAGGGCAGAAGTTCCAAAGAAAAGTATGAAGCAT is a window from the Sulfurovum sp. genome containing:
- the aat gene encoding leucyl/phenylalanyl-tRNA--protein transferase translates to MGSMFKEEIYCIPPLSNYSYSFPSPRFASDEGLLAYGGDLSSVRILTAYRNGIFPWYNKGDPILWWSPSPRLLLYPGKFIVQKSFRRILRNAGFSVTFDRHFSKVIHHCATIMRKGQNGSWILPEIQEAYIRLHEEGYAHSIEVHKEGKLVGGLYGISMGKAFFGESMFSLVKDASKVAFKALSDVLVEKSYDFIDCQMETDHMIRLGAVTVSRDYFLDLLDQTLQKPSELGNWQHFHWEYKEKENDGK